gtgccccgaggtaactttaatcaattaaagttatgatttaatattaatatttttaatattaatattcaatattttattttgataaccaaatttattgaatgccgaaaggcacaccattttatggtatcacgtttaatgcattattgcaaaACACAACTATTAGTTCTTAAACCAACCCACAATCACACTGGTGACAGATTTCAACATTTATCTCTACACAGTTTTTGTCTTCGCTGCTGATATtgaatattctttatttatttcttgttaATTTAGTGCTGTCTCTCACCAGTAGTGTTCCTCTTGTAGTAAATCCCCCCAGCAAGTAAAACAACAAGACCCAGCAGCAGCCCTGCAGTCCCAACAGCAAACTTTTTCCTCTCGGACTCAGACATGGggtctgaaaacacatttatcacaaacacacatttacactcatTTACACATGTACAAGCCTTAtacattaaatgtatttgtttttgtttattcatgagCTTGAAGACGTTTTGCTCTGGTGACATTAAAGTTAGTCCAATcctcccctgcctctctcttACCCCAGTCATAAAGTTGTGGATCCTTAAAGCTGACGTGCTCCACCATACAGGtaattttctctctcagtctgggCGTATACTCCAGATGGGAGTGGATGTGGTAGAGCCAGTTCCCGTTGGCCAGCTTGTCAGTGGACGTCACATCAGATGTTGCATTCTTTCCGTCCCTCAGCCATGTCACTCTGATTTGTTTGGGATAAAAGTTGTACACGTTGCAGACGAGGACTCTCTGATGTCTGCCGCTCTCTGCCTTAGCTGAACTCAGTCTGACATAGGGCTTGACTGGAGGAAACACCCACAGATCTTTAATCAATCGTCTTGTTATGCAGGGAAGAACATAGGGTAACACATTGGGATTCAGGGTTGACCTACAATTGCTGTGTTAGTTAGGACATAAAGTACATTGTTAAATAGTTACTGGTTAATGTCTTAGAGAAAATCCATAATTTTCAAGTTAAGTTATTAACTAATCCATAATCCATAATTTGTGCTAAATTGTGTTTGAAATACAATTCAACATTCAAATCATAATTTTTGATttacatcaacatttaacagctttTGTAAAGTTTCAGATCAAATATATCGACTGTATTCCATATTGTCTCTTATTCTTCACACTAAATAGGTCACATAGGAGCAGGTTAACATCACGTTATCATTGTTTGGAGTTGTGACACTACTGCTGAGCAGGTAGTGGGTTTTTAGAGATAAAGCTAAAAACAGCTGCCAATGAAAACCTTAATAGTCAAATTGCACGTTGGAAAGGCCACCAAATGAGCTCAAAAAAACTCCTTAAGGCTGAAAAACTCCTGAGAAAAACTGCCATTTCAGCTGATGTGGAAATACCAAGaatatttctgcttttataGTTTCCCCTTTTTATGTGTGCACAATGAAAGTCAAAGCGCTGCATTTATTGTAGCATTTGGTTAGGTTATCATAATTAGAcacttccctctctgtctgaaTACGATTTACTCTGAAGCACAGATATTTCTAACATGCAGTGAGGTcaaggaacaaaataaatactttattttacaaaaaagtaCACATTTTGTGCCTCTAAAAGTGTCACTGCCATTTGTAGAATTGATTCTTGAAACACAAAGTTGCTATTCTCTAATTTCTTCTTGCATGTAATTATTTGTCCTACTCTAGGTACTTGGTACGTATTTTATTGATACCACATACACAATACATAGGTTGTAATTTGCAGTATTTAATCTGAAGCATTACCAAAGTTTCAACTCTCAAATTACCTGGTGTTGAAAGGACTTCCATTTTTGGTAAGTGGCTTCTGCATTTCTCAAtatccttttccttttttttcaaaaaagaTGGGTCGTTAAGGTAGTGTACAACTTCCTTCATGTATTCGACGTAGCTGGTATAGTTTCCCAAGGAGCTGTTGTACTGGACAATAAGCCTCTTATTAAAGTAGACTTGTTCCAGATACACAACTTCATGCTTGGATATAAGTTGGCAACGAATGAACCCATGCACGAAGAAAGCATCTGCAACATAAAGGCAGTAAGCATTAGATAAGGTGGAGAGTCACTTGAATCGAAAACCCAAAATTGCCAAATTAaccataaattaaaaaaatcaacaaatgaaaaaacatataCAGTTTGGTGAGGGTAAGCGTATGTATTTGTCAAtgttattacacatttatttattcctcactaacataaaattaaagaaatacataaatgaataaatgtagaaataaataaatgaatgtaagataacaaataattacacaaatgcagaaatacataaatcttTTTTGGGGATTATTTTACTCAAActaactatttatttatttatttagaatctTGGCAATTTCGGTCCTTCACAGGTGTCGTTCCTGACACATTCTTGCAGACAGTGTTTTgtaattcaaaacaaaacaataacaggtATTCAGGTACTGAATTTAAGAATGATTCCCAGTTATAGTTGAACTTTACTTTAGTGTTTTAATTTTATGTTACTTTATGTGTAAACTACAGTTGTAAAGTCGTTCAGACTTTGATGTGCTTTGAAGTTGGAATGTGAAAAAAACCTGGACGTtgcaaacaaaatgtgttgaataTGAGTTTACAGCATTTACACATTGATACATTATTCCATTATGTACATGATAACGAAGAGCAAAAACAAGGATCAGGTGTAACAGGcatataaagaatttaaaacatATGCACATTAATCgtaaaaacatctgtatggACTGAAAAGTCTGGAGTTGTGAGAGATGGACATGTTGTTGACAAGCGACAAAAGTGTAACATTGACTCGTTCACATTAAAAGCGACTATTAACGTCCAAttgttcagtgttgttgtttggtttaTAAGTGAGGTCATCAGCGACTCGTGGACCAAAATCTTCGCAGATTTTCGGAGTTGTTGTTCCGACTTGAGGTGGCGTCCACATGTGAAACCACATAAACTCACAAATAATACTGGAATGAGCCGGTACATGATTCGGTTCAGTCTATTATTAGTCCAGGTTGTTATTGTGTTAGATAATACTATTAGTACCTAAGTTCAAAAGCTTAATAACctgcagaaaacaggaagttcaaCTACCTGCTGGAGCCAATTCAGTATAAttacactttcactttcagGTCATTTCACTGAACACCTTTTAGCAGCTAAACCTTGATAGACTCAATGTTACTCACCTGCTATTGGAAACAACAGGAATACACACAGAAGTGAAGAGAAGCTGCGAACATTCATGGTATCAAGTCATAAAAGACGAAGGGAGAAGTAAATTCCAGTCTCACAATAGAAACATGAGGAAGTGAAATTGCTGCACAGGGACAGCCCAGCGTGTAATTACTGTAAACAGGTGTGGTGCAAATGGAGCCACCTGTTTTTATGTATCTATGGtaattttgtacaaacattttgTACAACCACGACGctatcattaaaaaaatgtctacaCTTTTCCCAGATTGAGCACTGcttgtttattgatttatttattatgtgacCTCAGTATTGATAGATTAGTCAATTAATTCTAAAAGTGAGAATGGACATTTTTGAATGTATTGTCAGaatctgtaaaaatatttttttaaagcttttgcacaatataaaaaaagtaCATACAGTGGATATTACTGTATCAAAACCCACAAGAATTCCACACAATGAACCTGGTGAAGGATCATTTGTGTTGGAAGTGAAAAATAGAAGTGTGAACTTTTTTGCATTGTATATAGGAACATTAGTGAGACACTGATCTGCAGTCTAGAGCAAATCATTTAATACCGTCACACAGCACCTATTGTGGGTTTTGACCATTTCCTTCACTCTCATTGATCCATGTCCACACCTACATGTCGTTCAGGTCCAGAGAACCGAGAACGTCTGTTAATTTACACTTCGCTCTTCCTCATTTGAACTGAATGCGCGTTTCAGAACTGAATGTGGAATTGTGTGGAggaacaaactgtctcagagCAAATGAATTAAATCTCACATTGTCACATACAGTGTCAAGTTTTTTGGAatccacaaatacattttcaaatatgcaaatacacactcactcactttcaATGCAATTAATAAtgttaaacaatataaattcaAACGACGGGATTCAAATTCAGGTTTTTATGGAATTTTGCATGTTGAGAAGTTCTACTTTTAACATAAAGGATTCAAATTCAGTTTCTGGTGACCTACAGTATATTTCTGCATTTGGACCTGTATAAACTGACTCAATATTTTGTAGCTAGTCTAGGACAAGTTAAATTAAACTATCTTATGAGTTCATCATATGTTTGCATGTAGAGTTTAAGATGTAAAGTAATCAAGTTATCAGATAAATGTATTGGTGTAAAACTCGTAATATTACCCTCTGAAATATACAGGAGTAGAGATATACAGTGAGAGAAAATACAGTATCTTTTAAGAATGAGAAATTAGTATCCATGGTGTCCtttgacaaacagaaatgtacCACCTGCTACCCCCAATAAGCCAAGAGTCAGGCCGACTCCACAGAAAACATCTGCTCCATGACTTTGATGACTAAAATCAGCTTCTGTAAaggaaagtgagaaaatatTCATCATTTCAGGGATGTAATTTCAAGGATGTAATTTCGAGCAAATAATTGAATCACTTTTATACAAGATTGCACAGTCACCCCAGATTCTTGTTTTAGGCCTCTCGAGGGCCAAGTGCTCCACAGTACAACTGTAAATGTCCCCCTCGCCCGGTGTGAAGATCAAGGTGGAGAACTGGTGGAAGGTCTGATCATTATTGGGGTAATATCGACTGAGTGACACCCCCTCCGACACCGGACGATCATTTTTAGTCCAGCTGACTTCGATGTAAGGTGGGAAAAAATTATTCACGAAGCAGATGAGGCTGTTTTCAACTCCTAACTGAACGTCCTCTGCAGGGTAGATGATACTCTCAGGGGGTCTTTAGTGggttcaaaacaaataaaatcagcaTTTTTCTGGATCACCTCATTACAAAGATTAATGTTAATTTACC
Above is a genomic segment from Hippoglossus stenolepis isolate QCI-W04-F060 chromosome 8, HSTE1.2, whole genome shotgun sequence containing:
- the LOC118113658 gene encoding H-2 class II histocompatibility antigen, E-S beta chain-like; the protein is MNVRSFSSLLCVFLLFPIADAFFVHGFIRCQLISKHEVVYLEQVYFNKRLIVQYNSSLGNYTSYVEYMKEVVHYLNDPSFLKKKEKDIEKCRSHLPKMEVLSTPVKPYVRLSSAKAESGRHQRVLVCNVYNFYPKQIRVTWLRDGKNATSDVTSTDKLANGNWLYHIHSHLEYTPRLREKITCMVEHVSFKDPQLYDWDPMSESERKKFAVGTAGLLLGLVVLLAGGIYYKRNTTGRELVPTG